The window GGATTAAAAAATTTTAGAGTTTTTAAAGAGAAAACATGGTTTGATTTTGCACCTATAACCGTACTTACAGGTCCAAATAATAGTGGAAAAAGTTCATTAATAAAAGCAATATTAATGCAGAAAGAAAATAAATTTACCGAACATTCTATTTTAGATAGCTTAAAATTTTCAACAGATAATAGCTTACTTGGTGATTTTAATAGTTGTATATCGGATAATAACTCAGAGAATAATGAAATTAGTTTTTATTTTCCATTTCATTTTCGATATATTCAAACTGAGTTAATATTAAGATTATCTTTTAAAGTGGTAAAAAATAATGAAAAAGTAAAATTAACATATTTTAAAGTAACTGAAAAGAAAAGTGGGAAGATAATATTTGATTTTTATGAAACGAAATCTAGGCACTGGAATGGTAAAGTAAATTTTATTTATATTAAAAATGAAATCAATAATTCATTGAAAGAAGGATTCAAAATAAGAAAAAAGGATGAAAGACTAAACCGGATACTTATAGATATGGAAGACGATAATAATAGTAATTATTTTTCAGAAAAGGAATTGCTTGATGAGAATGATATAAAAGGGGCTTATTTTCAGGAGATATTCCCTCTTCCAAAAAAGGACATTCTTTTTTGAAAG is drawn from Bacteroidota bacterium and contains these coding sequences:
- a CDS encoding AAA family ATPase produces the protein MGHLTGFGLKNFRVFKEKTWFDFAPITVLTGPNNSGKSSLIKAILMQKENKFTEHSILDSLKFSTDNSLLGDFNSCISDNNSENNEISFYFPFHFRYIQTELILRLSFKVVKNNEKVKLTYFKVTEKKSGKIIFDFYETKSRHWNGKVNFIYIKNEINNSLKEGFKIRKKDERLNRILIDMEDDNNSNYFSEKELLDENDIKGAYFQEIFPLPKKDILF